A region from the Manihot esculenta cultivar AM560-2 chromosome 13, M.esculenta_v8, whole genome shotgun sequence genome encodes:
- the LOC110629704 gene encoding phytosulfokines 3, with protein sequence MAKFQVVTLFLLVTLLLSSTAITYAARHEPGFSNGSSAAKDQLQGVDGTEMVEESCDGDGEEECLMRRTLAAHIDYIYTQKHNP encoded by the exons ATGGCTAAGTTTCAGGTTGTCACCCTCTTTCTCCTGGTAACCCTCCTCCTCTCTTCCACCGCGATAACCTACGCCGCTCGCCACGAGCCAGGCTTTTCTAATGGCTCCTCCGCCGCCAAGGACCAACTACAG GGTGTTGATGGAACAGAGATGGTAGAAGAGAGCTGTGAtggagatggagaagaagagtgCTTGATGAGAAGGACACTTGCTGCTCATATAGATTACATCTACACCCAGAAGCATAATCCATGA